A DNA window from Brassica napus cultivar Da-Ae chromosome C1, Da-Ae, whole genome shotgun sequence contains the following coding sequences:
- the BNACNNG41290D gene encoding uncharacterized protein BNACNNG41290D, which yields MDESYRNLMDFIRRTSVPETFVDILLCAVPIWLAVMIGLLIGWSWRPRWTGLVYLGFRSKLRFLWTAPPGFGARRVWLAFTALSAFSVCRTLWSRLGSGAKKSDIEEEIPPSGDAVSRGSDKKTEEEKDVVMEKDLEHLLHLLEAGNDKMEWQSMMDKSTPNMSYQAWRHEPQTGPVVYRSRTVFEDATPDIVRDFFWDDEFRPKWDPMLAYFKTLEEDPQTGITIVHWIKKFPFFCSDREYIIGRRIWESGKKYYAVTKGVPYPTLPKRDKPRRVELYFSSWIIKAVESREGDGQMSACEVSLVHYEDMGIPKDVAKLGVRHGMWGAVKKLNSGLRAYQSARKPGVALSRSAQMAGITTKLNMDLVETSRVEEEEEKGQATEKARRQKEQFNVDWKWIAVGGVALAFGLHSSAIGKALMVGAGRRLARR from the exons ATGGATGAATCGTACCGTAATCTAATGGATTTCATCCGGAGAACCTCTGTTCCAGAGACATTCGTCGACATCTTGCTATGCGCAGTTCCGATTTGGCTCGCCGTCATGATCGGGCTCCTGATCGGATGGTCTTGGCGTCCGAGGTGGACCGGGTTGGTTTATCTAGGGTTCCGTTCTAAGCTCCGGTTTCTCTGGACCGCTCCGCCGGGATTTGGCGCTCGCCGCGTGTGGCTCGCTTTCACAGCTCTCTCGGCCTTCTCAGTCTGCCGCACGTTATGGTCAAGGCTCGGTTCCGGCGCCAAGAAATCAGATATCGAAGAAGAGATTCCTCCGAGTGGTGATGCAGTTTCACG AGGTAGTGATAAGAAGACAGAGGAGGAGAAGGATGTTGTGATGGAGAAGGATCTAGAGCATCTGCTGCATCTTCTTGAAGCTGGGAATGATAAGATGGAGTGGCAATCTATGATGGATAAGTCTACTCCAAACATGAGCTACCAGGCCTGGCGCCATGAGCCTCAG ACAGGTCCTGTTGTTTATCGAAGTAGGACTGTATTTGAGGATGCAACACCAGACATTGTTAGGGATTTCTTCTGGGACGATGAGTTTCGACCTAAATGGGATCCTATGCTTGCTTACTTCAAGACTCTGGAGGAAGATCCTCAGACAGGAATAACGATCGTTCACTGGATCAAAAAg TTCCCATTTTTCTGTAGTGACCGGGAATACATCATTGGTAGGAGAATATGGGAATCTGGAAAAAAGTATTATGCTGTCACTAAG GGAGTACCGTATCCAACTCTACCAAAGCGTGATAAGCCAAGGCGAGTGGAGCTTTATTTCTCAAGTTGGATAATCAAAGCAG TTGAATCTCGCGAAGGGGATGGACAAATGTCAGCTTGTGAAGTCTCTCTTGTCCACTACGAAGACATGGGAATCCCAAAAGACGTAGCCAAGCTAGGAGTCCGTCACGGCATGTGGGGAGCCGTCAAAAAGCTAAACTCCGGGTTAAGGGCCTATCAGAGCGCTAGAAAGCCAGGGGTGGCTCTGTCACGGAGCGCTCAAATGGCAGGAATCACCACAAAGCTGAACATGGATTTGGTGGAAACATCGAgagtggaggaagaagaagagaaaggacAAGCCACGGAGAAGGCAAGGAGACAAAAGGAGCAGTTCAACGTAGATTGGAAATGGATCGCTGTAGGAGGAGTTGCTTTGGCTTTTGGGCTTCATTCAAGTGCTATTGGCAAGGCCTTAATGGTTGGAGCAGGGCGGAGACTTGCTCGTAGGTGA